A stretch of Methanosphaerula palustris E1-9c DNA encodes these proteins:
- a CDS encoding SHOCT domain-containing protein: MDDPAAIITTRYAQGEITKEQYDEMIRTVGSAPKVGTAQKKKTDYSSLYKLVIFLVLVAVIYSGFSTGIPHFWVIAVVLGCLLAFALKTGGKIE, encoded by the coding sequence ATGGATGACCCGGCAGCGATCATTACGACGCGATATGCTCAGGGAGAGATCACGAAAGAGCAGTATGATGAGATGATCCGTACGGTCGGTTCCGCCCCGAAGGTCGGCACCGCCCAGAAGAAGAAGACTGATTACTCAAGTCTCTATAAACTGGTGATATTTCTTGTTCTGGTGGCAGTTATCTACTCTGGATTCTCCACAGGAATCCCCCATTTCTGGGTCATCGCCGTTGTTCTTGGGTGTCTCCTTGCCTTCGCCCTGAAGACGGGAGGGAAGATAGAATAG
- a CDS encoding methyl-accepting chemotaxis protein has translation MADLTDYQQIFAKSPMAHVLLDKELKIVDGNESYFQLVGYTRERVTGMPFSDYRTTGMLNYIKETGGTLKESFDKKITISGQTKMGSPTGVYDLIRTYVPILDEHGDIKYIYIANFDITETVRLGEEAVDRAVYYESILDAIQNPVTVTDLEGKMTFVNKAVEDQLKTPRKELIGKPCNKRGGSTCTTDQCGITRLKQGFTTTSVEQDGGFFTFDCSYIQNAKGENVGHVEVISDVTALTETQNYIETEIAELSTRYELMAAGDLTIRYDLTEPDDQTRIIHDHLEKLHSAVRSTITSLQKNIGDVNKEMIDLTTTADNANNSILDASKGLQQVAKNAGNVCSDAEKASDGVEQISKAMQDMSAAVEEITSSMESVSVLSQETNVLSRKGAELAGKTEKSMVEITSSSAKVFDIVTDVEKQMGEISKIVVLIRDLANQTNLLALNAAIEAARAGDAGRGFAVVATEVKSLAQESRNSAERIEEMIGNLKKNTQHASTAMGEAKGTVEQGSQMVTETLQSFNQIALEVGKIAKSVSEVAAATEEQAATTEEVTASITEVARLVDQTAREAGDAAAATEESTASLDEITRMVGEVNKVAVNAMEANKRFKVD, from the coding sequence ATGGCAGATCTTACTGATTATCAACAAATTTTTGCAAAAAGCCCCATGGCTCATGTTCTTCTCGATAAGGAACTGAAGATCGTGGATGGCAATGAGAGTTATTTCCAACTTGTCGGGTACACACGTGAGCGTGTTACCGGGATGCCTTTCTCCGATTACCGGACAACAGGAATGCTCAATTATATCAAGGAGACCGGCGGTACGCTCAAAGAGTCGTTTGATAAAAAGATTACCATCAGCGGACAGACCAAGATGGGATCTCCTACCGGGGTGTACGATCTCATTCGGACGTATGTTCCGATCCTCGATGAACATGGCGATATAAAATATATCTATATTGCAAATTTTGATATCACCGAAACCGTCAGACTGGGTGAGGAAGCGGTCGACAGGGCTGTTTATTACGAGTCGATTCTGGATGCAATTCAGAATCCTGTCACGGTGACCGACCTTGAGGGGAAAATGACGTTTGTCAATAAGGCCGTCGAAGATCAGCTCAAAACGCCTCGGAAGGAACTCATTGGTAAGCCCTGTAACAAACGGGGAGGGAGTACCTGCACGACCGATCAGTGTGGTATCACCCGGCTGAAGCAGGGGTTCACCACCACCAGCGTCGAGCAGGATGGTGGATTCTTCACCTTCGATTGTTCATATATCCAGAACGCAAAGGGTGAGAACGTTGGGCATGTCGAAGTGATCTCGGATGTTACAGCACTCACCGAAACACAGAATTATATTGAGACCGAGATCGCAGAACTCTCAACACGGTACGAATTGATGGCTGCGGGCGATCTCACGATCCGCTATGACCTGACAGAACCCGATGATCAGACCAGAATCATCCATGATCACCTGGAGAAACTCCATAGTGCGGTCCGTTCTACGATCACCAGCCTTCAAAAGAATATCGGTGATGTCAACAAAGAGATGATCGACCTGACCACCACGGCAGACAACGCGAACAACAGTATTCTGGATGCGAGTAAAGGGCTCCAGCAGGTGGCTAAAAATGCCGGCAATGTCTGTTCTGATGCAGAGAAGGCTTCTGATGGCGTTGAACAGATCTCGAAGGCGATGCAGGACATGAGTGCTGCCGTTGAAGAGATCACCTCGAGCATGGAATCGGTCTCAGTTCTCTCCCAGGAGACGAATGTTCTCTCCCGGAAGGGTGCAGAACTGGCCGGCAAAACAGAGAAGAGCATGGTGGAGATCACGAGTTCATCTGCAAAGGTGTTCGATATCGTCACTGATGTTGAAAAGCAGATGGGTGAGATCTCCAAGATCGTCGTTCTCATTCGCGACCTCGCCAACCAGACCAACCTGCTCGCACTGAATGCAGCGATCGAAGCGGCCCGAGCCGGGGATGCCGGTCGCGGATTCGCCGTGGTCGCCACCGAGGTGAAGTCCCTCGCCCAGGAATCCCGGAACTCGGCAGAGCGCATTGAGGAGATGATCGGTAACCTGAAGAAGAATACCCAGCATGCCTCCACTGCGATGGGGGAGGCGAAGGGTACTGTTGAACAGGGCTCACAGATGGTCACCGAGACGCTGCAGTCCTTCAATCAGATCGCACTAGAGGTCGGAAAGATCGCTAAGAGTGTGTCAGAAGTGGCAGCTGCGACCGAGGAACAGGCTGCGACGACGGAGGAGGTCACCGCCAGTATCACGGAAGTCGCCCGTTTGGTGGACCAGACTGCACGGGAGGCCGGTGATGCAGCGGCGGCCACTGAAGAGTCCACTGCTTCCCTTGATGAAATCACCCGGATGGTTGGTGAAGTGAATAAAGTCGCAGTCAACGCAATGGAAGCAAACAAGAGATTTAAGGTGGACTAG
- a CDS encoding site-2 protease family protein, whose translation MEWLSVLILLVLLYTLISVYVVLHNRAYQRQLLKSETTQDDRADEKEPGEETGDWIYDHISFFGPIMAIRTHKVGIFDFFAKFSLFFRIYGTLGVLMVILVSIFFTISLFLSLRYTLTYKPTPTGIYEPQNLLLIPGVNQYVPGTVAVWLALVLTLAIHEFGHGILARVEHMRVRSAGLLLAVIPIGAFVEPDEQDVAAAKGMPKIRMFGAGITNNLVFGLACIFLMITLFGMAAPTTSPVIYGIYQDYPAHQAGVPQDSIVTAINGTPLSTREQVALFLNGTRPGDPITLEVQKDGIVSTYPMTLAMKPGTNSTDGPGFMGVIYYDAPGLVTAVKGSFTPIGLLKYLVLPFDQSEEGQFLRVLGFETTDTQYYSAPFPGFWGLIHLLFWSGWISINVGIFNALPMVPLDGGYIMQEGIQRISARFKLERFASSLAAGISALVMTTMVALIALPYLLHL comes from the coding sequence ATGGAATGGCTTTCAGTCCTGATTCTTCTTGTCCTGCTGTATACGCTGATTTCAGTGTACGTTGTGTTGCATAATCGCGCCTACCAGCGGCAACTCTTAAAATCTGAAACGACGCAGGATGATCGGGCTGATGAGAAAGAACCTGGAGAAGAGACCGGCGATTGGATCTATGATCATATATCGTTCTTCGGTCCGATCATGGCTATCCGGACCCATAAAGTCGGAATATTCGATTTTTTTGCAAAATTCAGTCTCTTTTTTCGGATCTACGGAACGCTCGGCGTCCTGATGGTGATCCTGGTCTCGATCTTCTTCACGATCAGCCTCTTCCTCTCGCTCAGGTATACACTGACCTATAAACCGACACCGACTGGAATCTATGAGCCGCAGAACCTGTTGCTGATCCCGGGGGTGAACCAGTACGTTCCCGGAACGGTGGCTGTCTGGCTCGCTCTGGTGTTGACGCTGGCTATTCATGAGTTCGGGCACGGGATTCTCGCTCGGGTCGAACATATGAGGGTTCGGAGTGCCGGCCTCCTCCTCGCGGTGATCCCGATCGGTGCCTTCGTCGAACCGGATGAGCAGGACGTCGCAGCGGCGAAGGGGATGCCGAAGATCAGGATGTTCGGCGCCGGGATCACCAATAATCTGGTCTTTGGGCTGGCCTGTATCTTCCTGATGATCACGCTCTTCGGGATGGCGGCCCCGACAACCTCCCCGGTGATCTATGGCATCTATCAGGATTACCCTGCTCATCAGGCCGGGGTGCCGCAGGACTCGATCGTGACTGCGATCAACGGAACGCCGCTGTCGACCCGTGAGCAGGTGGCATTGTTTCTGAACGGGACGAGACCGGGTGATCCGATCACCCTCGAGGTACAGAAGGATGGGATCGTCTCCACCTATCCGATGACACTCGCGATGAAGCCTGGAACCAACAGCACTGACGGTCCGGGGTTCATGGGTGTCATATATTATGACGCTCCCGGGCTGGTCACTGCTGTCAAGGGGTCGTTCACCCCGATCGGACTGCTCAAGTACCTGGTGTTGCCCTTCGACCAGTCTGAGGAGGGACAGTTCCTGCGGGTCCTCGGTTTTGAGACCACGGACACCCAGTATTACTCCGCTCCCTTCCCCGGGTTCTGGGGTCTGATTCACCTCCTCTTCTGGAGTGGCTGGATCAGTATCAACGTTGGGATCTTCAACGCTCTCCCGATGGTTCCGCTCGATGGGGGCTACATCATGCAGGAGGGGATCCAGCGTATCTCTGCCCGGTTTAAACTTGAGCGTTTTGCGTCGTCCCTTGCAGCCGGCATCAGTGCCCTGGTGATGACCACGATGGTTGCATTGATCGCCCTCCCGTATCTGCTCCATCTCTAA